A portion of the Sphingobacterium spiritivorum genome contains these proteins:
- a CDS encoding DNA repair ATPase: MEEKQDFQQHTSTLDSGAYEIIRKRLLAQQEDLSARLRELNQARKEVFNSTSFVLKANQRITTENNCVARGIIAFDKLCIFGYNVHFGLRTEIQLNDVFSVYLFENNQFVAQSLDLINDPDFVADYQNLYKYYRDSIFSKFRRTENYLYMIFQTSKNADDLKAFKWLIKDGKLHYQDDRSIHEVKKPAQHEFEWIKTSLEDRRLGKFPHISILDKVFIEALHGDITFKIENNTDSGKGIYSEKVTNLDQQLDDAEYYYADLGNLIAIRIKPYQEEFRAFIFNLRTKEVVNLRSLNESAILLPDNQGVIFSNGYYLQNGTNKTFDAQLDDVQFLRKIASPNGEDFLYVFVQDKSNTYILMSYNIIQQSVETPIICNGFTIFKDGSLIYFRTEAEATRHHQVQIWETPYMAVLKENESRKDDPLYKVGNKQIVQAMAEAQEVVQLVNKEDSYEGLYEDILKKSNALLDSYFWVHDDALMDIGAPLAQIREVANTAIDEFVKVQAQRKHAEEVMQTTSKKLEELIFSVNSTVYESLDQLVLHLANARRLQGEIIDLKNVRYIDLTAVDKLSEQLGTIIADLSDKTVAFLLREEALAPYEAKVSDQRVKVDAITKVFDAQAIEEANGTISGDLELLIDILNSLKIEDATQTTKIVEKISVIFSMLNEVRAQLTRKLNTLKSQEAVAEFSAQLTLLEQSVVNYLELSTSAEKADSYYTKIVVQLEELESKFSGFDDFALKIADKRDEIIKAFNTKKEQLVEQINKRTSSLEQIGLRVLKNIENKSKTLASREDILSFYASDLMIDKVRQLVSELHTLQDISKAENLENQLKKSQEDALRTLRDKSELYVDGENIIALGKHKFTVNNQSLSLTLLRRQNELFYHLTGTGFYQPVKNIELANYQDVWDQEVVSENAVVYRAEYLAYQAFLASGQSDFKAEQFINQYVEQKYTESYIKGVHNADALQLYTVIKQMDEKLDLLRYDVHVRSVACIFWHSLAEDELQKLKALIHSAGTVLKTFPQTNRFQSVIGDILFRLENWKAPVALEPEEKQKVAAYLFRTFVRYDKFAMSESAHLLQQAFVRFLEEKKLLKSFEADLDHAQFGLLDRFYLILNWLHSFVDEHVKFEVDRKYLEEAATILLFPKDAYEWIYAKDTAMIEGLKGNHPILDQGVYSLDYHQFIGKLENFATVSVPRFEAFSKWKDELGKSYEKQLKINEFEPKVLTSFVRNKLINEVYFPLIGNNLAKQLGAAGDNKRTARMGMLLLISPPGYGKTTLMEYLAKILGLHFVKVNGPTIGHSITSIDPVEAKTSGEREELKKINLSFEMADNVMLYLDDIQHLSAEFLQKFISLADGQRKIDGIFDGESKTYDLRGKRFCIVMAGNPYTESGSKFQIPDMLANRADVYNLGDVIGDTAHLFNLSLIENAAIENPYLEKIAGKSFQDFYALIGYVQQGSEQLPDLEGNYLKQEIDDFIHVLRHILKIRDIVIRVNQQYIQSAAMQDSYRTEPPFKMQGSYRNMSKLVAPVLPMMNDKEIDQLILAHYESESQTLTADTESNLLKLKEVAGLITDKEQQRLDEIREIFRKNNKHGGMAKDDKVFAQLLEFNENLEGIIRAIKGN; encoded by the coding sequence GTGGCAGATTATCAGAATCTGTATAAATATTACCGCGATTCTATTTTTTCAAAATTCCGCCGTACAGAGAACTATTTGTATATGATATTTCAGACTAGTAAGAATGCGGACGATCTGAAAGCTTTTAAATGGCTGATCAAAGATGGAAAGCTACATTACCAGGATGACAGAAGTATTCATGAAGTCAAAAAACCTGCTCAGCATGAATTTGAATGGATAAAGACATCGCTGGAAGACAGAAGATTAGGGAAATTCCCTCATATCTCCATTCTGGATAAAGTTTTTATAGAAGCCTTGCATGGAGATATTACCTTCAAAATAGAGAATAATACAGATAGCGGCAAAGGAATTTACTCGGAAAAAGTAACAAATCTCGATCAGCAGCTGGATGATGCAGAATACTATTATGCTGACTTGGGCAACCTGATTGCTATCCGGATCAAACCCTATCAGGAAGAATTCAGAGCATTTATTTTCAACCTCAGAACCAAAGAAGTTGTCAATCTCAGGTCTCTTAATGAATCCGCTATTCTGTTGCCTGATAATCAGGGTGTAATCTTCTCAAACGGATACTATCTGCAGAATGGAACGAATAAGACATTTGATGCCCAGCTGGACGATGTACAGTTTCTGAGAAAGATTGCTTCTCCAAACGGAGAGGATTTTCTGTATGTCTTTGTTCAGGATAAGAGCAATACCTATATTCTGATGTCCTACAATATTATACAGCAATCTGTAGAGACACCGATTATCTGTAACGGATTTACCATTTTCAAAGACGGGAGTCTGATCTATTTTCGTACAGAAGCAGAAGCTACACGTCATCATCAGGTGCAGATATGGGAAACCCCATACATGGCTGTACTAAAAGAAAATGAGTCCCGTAAAGATGATCCACTGTATAAGGTGGGAAATAAACAGATTGTACAGGCGATGGCGGAAGCTCAGGAAGTGGTACAACTGGTAAATAAGGAAGATTCATACGAAGGTCTTTACGAAGATATTCTGAAAAAGTCTAATGCATTGCTGGACTCTTATTTTTGGGTACACGACGATGCATTGATGGATATAGGTGCACCCCTGGCGCAGATCAGGGAAGTGGCAAATACCGCTATTGACGAATTTGTCAAAGTGCAGGCTCAACGCAAACATGCGGAAGAGGTCATGCAGACGACTTCCAAAAAACTGGAAGAACTGATCTTTAGTGTAAACAGTACGGTATACGAATCGCTGGATCAACTCGTGCTACATCTCGCAAATGCGCGCAGACTGCAGGGAGAAATTATTGATCTCAAGAATGTAAGATATATTGATTTGACTGCTGTTGATAAGTTGTCCGAACAATTGGGGACAATTATTGCCGACTTATCAGATAAGACTGTTGCTTTCTTATTGCGCGAAGAAGCCCTGGCTCCATACGAAGCAAAAGTCAGCGACCAGAGAGTAAAAGTCGATGCTATCACAAAAGTGTTTGATGCACAGGCAATCGAAGAAGCCAATGGCACGATATCGGGAGATCTTGAATTACTGATTGATATTCTGAATAGTCTCAAGATAGAAGATGCTACGCAGACCACTAAAATCGTGGAGAAGATTTCCGTTATATTCTCTATGCTTAATGAGGTACGGGCACAGCTGACACGTAAACTCAATACACTTAAAAGTCAGGAAGCTGTTGCGGAATTCTCAGCACAACTGACCTTGCTGGAGCAGTCTGTCGTAAACTATCTGGAGCTGTCCACATCTGCCGAAAAGGCAGATAGCTACTATACCAAAATAGTCGTGCAGCTGGAAGAACTGGAAAGCAAGTTTTCAGGCTTTGATGATTTTGCACTTAAGATCGCAGATAAAAGAGACGAGATCATAAAGGCTTTCAATACGAAAAAAGAACAATTGGTCGAGCAGATCAATAAGCGAACCTCCTCTCTGGAACAGATCGGCTTAAGGGTATTGAAAAATATTGAAAACAAATCAAAAACGCTAGCCTCCCGGGAGGATATTCTGAGCTTCTATGCTTCAGATCTGATGATCGATAAAGTCCGTCAGCTGGTTTCCGAACTGCATACTCTGCAGGATATTTCTAAAGCAGAAAATCTGGAAAATCAGCTTAAGAAGTCTCAGGAAGATGCATTACGTACACTTCGTGATAAGTCAGAGCTTTATGTCGACGGGGAAAACATCATTGCGTTAGGTAAACATAAGTTCACAGTAAACAATCAATCTCTCAGTCTTACGTTGCTACGCAGGCAGAATGAACTGTTTTACCATCTTACCGGTACAGGTTTTTATCAACCGGTTAAAAATATAGAGCTGGCTAACTATCAGGATGTGTGGGATCAGGAAGTGGTCTCTGAAAATGCAGTTGTCTATCGTGCTGAATATCTGGCTTATCAGGCATTTCTAGCTTCAGGACAGTCTGATTTTAAGGCGGAACAGTTTATTAATCAGTATGTTGAGCAAAAATATACGGAATCCTATATCAAAGGAGTACACAATGCGGATGCTCTCCAATTGTATACCGTCATCAAACAGATGGATGAAAAGCTGGACCTGCTGCGATATGATGTACATGTACGATCTGTTGCCTGTATATTCTGGCATAGTTTAGCCGAAGATGAACTTCAGAAGTTGAAAGCATTAATCCATAGTGCAGGAACGGTGTTAAAGACATTTCCGCAGACAAACCGTTTTCAGTCGGTGATCGGTGACATCCTTTTCAGATTAGAAAATTGGAAAGCTCCTGTTGCATTAGAACCCGAAGAGAAGCAAAAGGTAGCCGCTTATCTTTTTAGAACATTTGTCAGGTATGATAAATTTGCAATGAGCGAATCCGCTCATCTCCTGCAGCAGGCATTTGTACGGTTTCTTGAAGAGAAAAAGCTGTTAAAATCATTTGAAGCAGATCTGGACCATGCCCAATTCGGTCTTTTGGATCGTTTTTATCTTATCCTGAACTGGCTGCATTCTTTTGTTGATGAGCATGTCAAATTTGAGGTTGACCGAAAATATCTGGAAGAAGCAGCTACAATCCTGTTGTTTCCAAAGGATGCCTACGAATGGATTTATGCCAAAGATACCGCTATGATTGAAGGATTAAAGGGCAATCATCCGATTCTCGATCAGGGAGTCTATTCACTGGATTACCATCAGTTTATAGGGAAGCTGGAAAATTTTGCGACAGTTAGTGTTCCCCGCTTTGAAGCCTTTTCCAAATGGAAAGATGAGCTTGGTAAATCTTATGAAAAGCAACTCAAGATAAATGAATTTGAGCCGAAGGTGCTGACATCATTCGTAAGAAATAAACTGATCAATGAGGTTTACTTTCCTTTGATCGGAAACAATCTTGCCAAGCAGCTTGGTGCTGCGGGAGACAATAAGCGTACTGCCCGTATGGGTATGTTGCTGCTTATCTCTCCTCCGGGATACGGAAAGACAACATTGATGGAATACCTGGCTAAGATTCTGGGCTTACATTTTGTGAAGGTCAACGGACCGACTATCGGCCATTCTATTACTTCGATAGATCCTGTTGAAGCCAAAACATCGGGTGAAAGGGAAGAACTGAAAAAGATTAACCTTTCGTTTGAAATGGCCGATAATGTAATGCTCTATCTGGATGATATTCAGCACCTGAGTGCTGAATTTTTGCAGAAATTTATCTCTCTGGCGGATGGACAGCGTAAGATAGACGGTATTTTTGATGGAGAGAGTAAAACCTATGATCTGCGGGGTAAACGTTTCTGTATCGTTATGGCCGGAAATCCGTATACCGAAAGTGGTTCCAAATTTCAGATTCCGGATATGTTAGCAAACAGAGCAGATGTCTACAACCTGGGAGATGTAATAGGCGATACAGCGCATTTATTCAATCTGAGCCTTATTGAAAATGCCGCTATTGAAAATCCGTATCTGGAAAAAATAGCCGGTAAATCTTTTCAGGATTTTTATGCTTTGATCGGATATGTACAGCAAGGGAGCGAACAGCTTCCGGATCTGGAAGGCAATTATCTGAAGCAGGAGATTGATGATTTTATACATGTATTACGGCATATTCTTAAAATCAGAGATATCGTGATTCGTGTCAATCAGCAGTATATTCAGAGTGCAGCTATGCAGGACAGTTACCGTACCGAACCTCCTTTCAAAATGCAGGGATCTTACCGTAATATGAGCAAGCTGGTCGCACCTGTATTACCCATGATGAATGATAAGGAGATTGATCAGTTGATTCTGGCGCATTATGAAAGTGAATCACAGACACTTACTGCGGATACAGAATCAAATCTTCTGAAACTGAAAGAAGTGGCCGGATTGATCACGGATAAAGAACAGCAGCGACTGGATGAGATCCGTGAAATTTTCAGAAAAAATAATAAACATGGCGGTATGGCTAAAGATGATAAAGTCTTTGCGCAACTGCTGGAATTTAATGAAAATCTGGAAGGAATAATCCGGGCTATCAAAGGCAATTAA
- a CDS encoding TonB-dependent receptor, producing the protein MIKSLIIVLWFCALTTITVAQQTLTVKIQDKLKSTALQDATVTLTGRTTQTLTSNSAGIVQFTNLPADNYVLKVSYIGYNTVQQTVRPGQQGQITIEIEPRSIHTEEVLVQATRARNNSATTYKNLSKEDIAKNNLGQDIPYLLDQTPSVVVGSDAGAGIGYTNMTIRGSDNQRINVTLNGIPLNDAESMGSFFVNLPDFASSVENIQIQRGIGTSTNGAGSFGASLNIQSNTLEENPYVELNNSFGSYNSWKNTLKIGSGLINNKFAFNARLSRILSDGYIERASSDLKSFYIDGGYYSKKHIVKAIVFSGKEKTYQAWYGTPEPLIKGDRAALGDYAMAMELSKPEDINRLLQADRRYNIYTYDNQTDNYTQTHHQLHYTYFINDQLTLNTALHYTRGAGYYEEFKENDKFAKYGLPDITIDSITHKKTDLIRRRWLDNYFYGATYSLNYNPSNDLKFTLGGAYNQYKGDHYGQVMWAKYDTVSTPGYKYYAGDAQKNDLSLFLKTDYQIGNWLLMADVQYRNIDYKIRGNDDKIKNMDFHSRFNFVNPKVGFTYLINATSNVYASYAYGSKEPVRKDFVENTSGVDPKPEKMQDVEFGYRLRNEYLNVGINGYGMFYKDQLIPTGAINDVGSAIRQNVPDSYRIGLEFDGAWRISDQFTWKATAGLSQNKIKNFVEYLGEETIQYTKTNIALSPSAILSNELAYSPIAPLTFALASKYVSRQYLDNSSAKERSIDAFFVNNLRTYYTFSMWGIQKIDLSLSINNIFNEKYETSGYTWGYLDDNKNRLYYNFYTPQATTNFMLGLNVRF; encoded by the coding sequence ATGATTAAATCATTAATCATCGTTCTGTGGTTCTGCGCGCTTACAACGATCACTGTTGCACAGCAAACATTGACTGTAAAAATTCAGGACAAATTAAAATCCACGGCACTTCAGGATGCTACTGTCACCCTGACCGGGCGTACCACACAGACACTGACAAGCAATAGTGCAGGTATCGTACAATTTACAAATCTGCCGGCGGACAACTACGTCCTTAAAGTGAGCTATATTGGCTACAACACTGTACAACAAACGGTTCGTCCGGGACAACAGGGACAGATCACAATTGAAATAGAACCCCGTTCGATTCATACAGAAGAGGTACTCGTACAGGCTACCCGTGCACGAAACAACTCCGCTACTACGTATAAAAATCTAAGTAAAGAGGATATTGCAAAGAATAATCTTGGACAGGACATCCCCTACCTGCTGGATCAGACACCTTCGGTTGTCGTCGGGTCGGATGCCGGTGCAGGTATAGGATATACGAATATGACGATTAGAGGATCCGACAACCAACGCATAAATGTAACATTGAACGGTATTCCGCTGAATGATGCTGAAAGTATGGGTTCCTTTTTTGTAAATCTACCTGATTTTGCTTCTTCAGTAGAGAATATACAGATACAACGCGGGATCGGCACATCCACTAACGGAGCCGGATCTTTTGGTGCTTCTCTGAATATTCAATCGAATACTCTGGAAGAAAATCCATATGTAGAGCTTAATAATTCATTCGGATCCTACAACTCCTGGAAAAACACACTGAAGATCGGATCGGGACTTATCAACAACAAGTTTGCATTTAATGCCCGGCTATCACGGATTCTGAGTGATGGGTATATTGAACGTGCTTCTTCAGATTTAAAATCTTTTTATATCGACGGAGGATACTACAGCAAAAAGCATATTGTCAAAGCAATCGTCTTTTCCGGCAAGGAAAAGACCTATCAGGCCTGGTATGGCACACCAGAACCTTTAATCAAGGGAGATCGTGCAGCTTTGGGTGATTATGCCATGGCTATGGAATTGTCCAAACCGGAGGATATCAATCGTCTCCTGCAGGCGGACCGTCGCTACAATATCTACACATACGATAATCAGACTGACAATTATACTCAAACGCACCATCAGTTACATTATACCTATTTCATAAATGATCAGCTGACATTGAACACGGCTCTTCACTACACACGTGGTGCCGGATACTATGAGGAATTTAAAGAAAATGATAAATTCGCCAAGTATGGCCTGCCAGATATCACTATTGATAGTATCACCCATAAGAAAACAGATCTTATCCGTCGCCGTTGGCTGGATAATTACTTCTATGGAGCAACTTACTCGCTTAACTACAATCCGAGCAATGATCTTAAATTTACGCTGGGTGGCGCATACAATCAGTATAAAGGAGACCACTACGGACAGGTTATGTGGGCGAAGTATGATACAGTAAGTACTCCGGGGTATAAATACTATGCCGGAGATGCACAAAAGAATGACCTCAGTCTGTTTCTAAAAACAGATTACCAGATCGGCAACTGGCTCTTAATGGCTGACGTACAATACCGTAATATAGATTACAAAATCCGTGGAAATGATGACAAGATCAAAAACATGGATTTTCACTCCAGATTTAACTTTGTAAATCCAAAGGTCGGCTTCACGTACCTGATTAATGCTACATCCAATGTATATGCTTCCTATGCTTATGGCAGTAAGGAACCGGTTCGTAAGGATTTCGTAGAGAACACAAGCGGTGTAGATCCCAAACCGGAGAAAATGCAGGATGTGGAGTTTGGATACCGCCTCCGCAATGAATATCTGAATGTCGGCATTAATGGTTACGGCATGTTTTACAAAGATCAGCTTATCCCCACAGGCGCAATTAACGATGTCGGATCTGCTATACGCCAGAATGTACCAGATAGTTACCGGATAGGACTCGAATTTGACGGAGCGTGGCGTATTTCAGATCAGTTTACATGGAAAGCAACCGCCGGTCTGAGTCAGAATAAGATTAAAAATTTCGTGGAATATCTGGGCGAAGAGACTATACAGTATACCAAAACTAATATTGCGCTATCTCCTTCCGCTATTCTTTCAAATGAACTGGCCTATAGCCCGATAGCACCGTTGACTTTTGCTCTGGCTTCCAAGTATGTATCCAGACAGTATCTGGACAACTCCTCAGCAAAAGAAAGAAGCATTGATGCTTTCTTTGTCAATAATCTGCGCACGTATTATACCTTCAGCATGTGGGGAATACAGAAAATTGATCTTAGCCTGAGCATTAATAATATTTTCAATGAGAAATATGAAACCAGCGGATATACCTGGGGCTATCTGGATGATAATAAAAATCGTCTTTATTATAATTTCTACACACCGCAGGCAACGACTAATTTTATGTTGGGACTAAATGTGAGATTTTAG